From Microcystis aeruginosa NIES-2549, a single genomic window includes:
- a CDS encoding DUF952 domain-containing protein: protein MIYHITTERGWQIAREMGEYRAYSLKNEGFIHCSTLEQIPKVVAAFYQNQPDLLVLAISPEQLQSPVKWEQPQHPNPENATLELEKETFPHIYGAINLESVVFVKPLQEFINS from the coding sequence ATGATCTATCACATCACTACAGAAAGAGGTTGGCAAATAGCTCGTGAAATGGGGGAATATCGGGCGTATTCCCTAAAAAATGAGGGATTTATCCATTGCTCCACCTTAGAACAAATTCCGAAAGTTGTGGCCGCTTTTTATCAAAATCAGCCAGATTTGCTGGTTTTAGCCATTTCTCCCGAACAATTGCAGTCCCCGGTCAAATGGGAGCAGCCCCAACATCCTAACCCAGAAAATGCCACTTTAGAGCTAGAAAAAGAGACCTTTCCCCATATTTACGGTGCTATCAACCTAGAATCGGTGGTTTTTGTCAAACCCTTACAGGAGTTCATCAATTCCTAG
- a CDS encoding cytosine deaminase, whose protein sequence is MIPSSERYWLKNAHIPVSLLENEGFSPQTSEGLTLVNLEINDGNINRITSTIPPEDNIPVIDLKKKIVFPCFIDMHTHLDKGHSWHRCPNHDGTFDGALKMALEDSRREWRLEDVYRRMEFGVKCSYAHGTAAIRTHIDSFGQQAQISLTALAELQRQWAGKITLQAVSLVSLDYYQTSEGAALADKIAEFGGILGGVAYTNPDLQAQIDITFKLAQERGLNLDFHLDENGDSDSTCLAAIARTAIKEQFSGQIICGHCCSLAVQSPEIIKETLNLVKNAGIAIVSLPMCNLYLQDRQEEKTPFWRGTTKIKEMKKAGIPVAFASDNCRDPFYGFGDHDGLEVFTQAVRIAHLDTPYADWVNSVTLTPANLLGLPHLGRIKTGLEANLLIFKARYFSELLSRPQWDRLVIRRGLSIDTTLPDYQELDDLVLGIDELL, encoded by the coding sequence ATGATTCCCTCAAGCGAGCGCTACTGGCTCAAAAATGCTCATATTCCCGTTTCCCTGCTAGAAAATGAGGGGTTTTCTCCCCAAACCTCCGAGGGATTAACCTTAGTTAATCTGGAAATTAATGACGGTAACATTAATCGCATCACCTCAACCATCCCCCCCGAAGATAATATTCCCGTTATTGACCTCAAAAAAAAGATTGTTTTTCCTTGCTTTATCGATATGCACACCCATCTCGATAAAGGTCATAGTTGGCATCGTTGTCCTAACCATGATGGCACTTTTGACGGCGCCTTAAAAATGGCCCTAGAGGATTCCCGACGGGAGTGGCGCTTAGAGGATGTGTATCGTCGCATGGAATTCGGCGTTAAATGCAGTTATGCCCACGGAACCGCCGCTATTCGCACTCATATCGACTCTTTTGGTCAACAGGCACAGATTAGCTTAACCGCTTTGGCAGAATTGCAACGACAATGGGCCGGTAAAATCACCCTGCAAGCGGTTTCTCTAGTTTCCCTTGACTACTATCAAACCTCCGAGGGAGCGGCCTTAGCCGATAAAATTGCCGAATTTGGGGGCATATTAGGGGGAGTAGCCTACACAAATCCCGATTTACAGGCACAAATTGATATTACCTTCAAATTAGCCCAAGAAAGGGGTTTAAATCTCGATTTTCATCTGGATGAAAACGGCGATTCCGATTCTACCTGTTTAGCAGCGATCGCGCGTACTGCTATCAAAGAGCAATTTTCTGGACAAATCATCTGTGGTCACTGTTGCAGTTTAGCGGTACAATCGCCTGAAATAATCAAAGAAACCCTAAATTTAGTCAAAAATGCGGGCATTGCTATCGTTAGCTTGCCGATGTGCAATCTCTACCTACAGGATCGTCAAGAGGAAAAAACCCCTTTTTGGCGCGGGACAACTAAGATAAAAGAGATGAAAAAAGCGGGAATTCCGGTGGCTTTTGCCAGTGATAACTGTCGCGATCCCTTTTATGGTTTTGGGGATCACGATGGTTTAGAAGTCTTTACCCAAGCGGTGCGGATTGCTCATCTCGATACACCCTACGCTGACTGGGTAAATAGTGTCACCCTCACCCCAGCAAATCTGCTCGGATTGCCCCATTTAGGGCGCATTAAGACGGGTCTAGAGGCAAATTTGTTAATTTTCAAGGCTCGCTACTTTAGCGAGCTATTATCGCGACCACAGTGGGATCGCCTCGTGATTCGGCGCGGGTTGAGCATCGATACTACTCTCCCCGATTACCAAGAGTTAGATGATTTAGTTCTAGGAATTGATGAACTCCTGTAA
- the cofG gene encoding 7,8-didemethyl-8-hydroxy-5-deazariboflavin synthase subunit CofG, with the protein MSRIVTYSPSHTLVPTYECFNRCSYCNFRRDLGTDGWLSLDKAKEILTALQGSEITEILILSGEVHPLAANRELWFRHIYNLGELALNMGFYPHTNAGILTFAEMEKLKNVNLSMGIMLEQMTVTLLNTVHRQAPSKVPSLRLEQLQWAGELGIPFTTGLLLGIGETECDRLVTLETIAALHQRWGHIQEVILQPYNPGQREQWQNNPFNLQKLPDLVRQAREILPPDIVIQIPPNLVPDPLFLLDCLAAGARDLGGIGIIDEVNPDYLHLHPDKLKKFLAVYGWELKPRLPVYQ; encoded by the coding sequence ATGTCAAGAATTGTCACCTATAGTCCCTCTCATACCCTTGTACCTACCTACGAGTGTTTCAATCGTTGCAGTTATTGTAATTTTCGCAGGGATTTAGGCACTGATGGCTGGTTAAGTTTAGACAAGGCAAAAGAGATTTTAACTGCTTTGCAGGGTTCGGAAATTACGGAAATTTTAATTCTTAGCGGCGAAGTTCATCCTTTAGCAGCCAATCGAGAGTTATGGTTTCGGCATATTTATAATTTGGGAGAATTGGCTTTAAATATGGGTTTTTATCCCCATACCAATGCGGGGATTTTAACTTTTGCTGAGATGGAAAAACTAAAAAATGTCAATCTATCTATGGGCATAATGTTAGAACAAATGACGGTGACTTTATTAAATACTGTCCATCGTCAGGCTCCTAGTAAAGTGCCATCCCTGCGCTTAGAGCAGTTACAATGGGCGGGAGAATTAGGAATTCCTTTTACCACGGGGTTATTATTAGGAATTGGTGAAACAGAATGCGATCGCTTAGTAACCTTAGAAACTATTGCCGCTCTTCATCAACGTTGGGGACATATTCAAGAAGTGATCCTACAACCCTACAATCCGGGCCAAAGAGAACAGTGGCAAAATAATCCTTTTAATCTGCAAAAATTACCCGATCTGGTTAGGCAAGCTAGGGAAATTTTGCCACCGGATATTGTCATTCAAATTCCCCCGAATCTAGTACCCGATCCTCTTTTTCTCTTGGATTGTTTAGCGGCAGGAGCGCGGGATTTAGGCGGTATTGGCATTATCGATGAAGTTAATCCCGATTACCTCCATTTACACCCCGATAAATTAAAGAAGTTTTTAGCAGTTTATGGCTGGGAATTAAAGCCGCGTCTGCCAGTTTATCAGTAA
- a CDS encoding transglutaminase domain-containing protein has product MIFDPASLPSHRQTIRPISATALHGIVFQDNKLIAIDAKNGYLYQIVLDNGHTSVLNSHRWQEFVGTTGLAIDDQNNLWFTTRENLYCCTLEDFTPKFFTRLPYTANGVAVTGNTIYVTCQRSGQIFIFDRQSGQEITRLYAPGIGIENITIRGEELWLTDTLEQTVYCLDRGTGEQLFSMITPFESPTGLAFYRDANSGKDILYVAYAFQEPFIRDNPNSEQVYELSYRPRTFVHPLYFHHDPAKKYTLSNGYLIELSYVEELEPLYNVELKDVEWRIALPLETPRQKIRSVEAVGLPFIEEIQDGQRVAVFKFEQITAKQRHIFGWKVVLEVWGIKYQITPKDCEDLPPLPADFPDRYLIDNDDLAMNTEIILNAAEEAIGRETNLLRKVYSIRNYVYDQLSYGIKPNIDTPDIALRRGVGSCGEYVGLLLALCRLNGIACRTVGRYKCPPHPLERNLPLEPDYNHVWMEFYLPSIGWVPMESNPDDIFEGGPYPNRFFMGLAWYHTEIAKDIPFERMFSEGQPVLKTQVPIGDLAINHVQFVILEELAPKD; this is encoded by the coding sequence ATGATTTTCGATCCTGCCAGTCTTCCCTCCCATCGTCAAACGATTCGTCCGATTAGCGCCACAGCCCTGCACGGAATTGTATTTCAAGATAACAAATTAATCGCTATCGACGCAAAAAACGGCTATTTATACCAAATTGTCCTCGATAATGGTCATACAAGCGTACTTAATTCCCATCGCTGGCAAGAATTCGTCGGGACGACGGGATTGGCAATCGATGATCAAAATAACCTCTGGTTTACTACCCGCGAAAATCTCTACTGCTGCACTCTCGAAGATTTTACTCCGAAATTTTTTACCCGTCTTCCCTACACCGCTAACGGAGTCGCCGTAACCGGTAACACAATTTATGTCACTTGTCAACGTTCTGGACAAATCTTTATATTTGATCGCCAATCGGGACAGGAAATTACTCGTTTGTACGCACCTGGTATCGGCATCGAAAATATCACTATTCGCGGGGAAGAACTTTGGTTAACGGATACCCTAGAACAAACGGTTTACTGTCTTGATCGCGGCACGGGAGAACAGCTTTTTAGCATGATAACTCCTTTTGAATCGCCGACGGGATTAGCATTTTATCGCGATGCTAACAGTGGCAAGGATATCCTATATGTAGCCTATGCTTTCCAAGAACCCTTTATCCGCGATAATCCCAATTCCGAACAGGTTTACGAACTTAGTTATCGTCCGCGTACTTTTGTCCATCCTCTATATTTTCACCACGATCCCGCTAAAAAATACACCCTTTCTAACGGTTATCTGATTGAATTATCCTACGTCGAGGAATTGGAACCTCTCTATAATGTCGAACTAAAAGATGTGGAATGGCGCATCGCTTTACCCTTAGAAACACCACGGCAAAAAATTCGCAGCGTCGAAGCGGTGGGATTGCCTTTTATTGAAGAAATTCAAGACGGGCAGCGGGTGGCAGTATTTAAGTTCGAGCAAATAACCGCCAAACAACGTCATATTTTTGGGTGGAAAGTAGTCTTAGAAGTATGGGGAATTAAATACCAAATTACCCCCAAAGATTGCGAAGATTTACCCCCCTTACCCGCCGATTTTCCCGATCGCTATTTGATCGATAATGATGATCTGGCTATGAATACAGAAATTATCCTCAATGCTGCCGAAGAAGCGATCGGTCGGGAAACCAATCTACTCAGAAAAGTTTATAGTATTCGCAACTACGTCTATGATCAGCTTTCCTACGGCATCAAACCCAACATCGACACCCCCGATATTGCCCTGCGGCGCGGAGTGGGTTCCTGTGGGGAATATGTGGGTTTATTATTGGCTTTGTGTCGTCTCAATGGTATTGCCTGTCGTACGGTAGGACGCTATAAATGCCCACCCCATCCCCTTGAACGTAATTTACCCCTCGAACCGGATTACAATCACGTCTGGATGGAATTTTATCTTCCCTCTATCGGTTGGGTTCCCATGGAGTCCAATCCCGATGATATTTTTGAAGGCGGTCCCTATCCCAATCGTTTCTTTATGGGTTTAGCTTGGTATCACACGGAAATTGCCAAAGATATCCCCTTTGAACGAATGTTCAGTGAAGGACAACCGGTGTTAAAAACCCAAGTCCCCATCGGCGATTTAGCGATTAATCACGTTCAATTCGTCATTCTTGAGGAATTAGCCCCAAAAGACTAG
- a CDS encoding transposase, with the protein MSFSLSSLYTISFHLQNQILLIAGFYIAAIALKGLLALVQIVGSTKGIQFEAFIASVLVPLLWDGAYVIMDNAKIHQEEYIRPLIETAGAHLIFLPPYSPDFSPLENCWSKIKQILKTLEPRNYSELRQAVCGALSAITLKDIHGWFTHGCYCNSPFVDTSQSPLLTSFI; encoded by the coding sequence TTGAGTTTTAGTCTCTCGTCATTGTACACTATTTCTTTTCACTTGCAAAACCAAATTTTGCTGATCGCTGGTTTTTACATTGCCGCTATAGCATTGAAAGGATTATTAGCTTTAGTTCAGATTGTAGGTTCCACCAAGGGGATTCAATTTGAGGCATTTATTGCCAGCGTTTTAGTCCCACTCCTTTGGGATGGTGCTTACGTAATTATGGATAATGCTAAAATTCACCAAGAGGAATATATTCGTCCATTGATTGAAACCGCTGGTGCTCATTTAATTTTTCTTCCACCTTATTCTCCTGATTTTTCTCCTCTTGAAAATTGTTGGTCTAAAATTAAGCAAATTTTGAAAACATTGGAACCTCGCAACTATTCAGAACTCAGGCAAGCCGTTTGTGGTGCTTTAAGCGCAATTACCCTTAAAGATATTCATGGCTGGTTCACACATGGTTGCTATTGTAATTCCCCTTTTGTTGACACTTCCCAGTCACCATTACTTACCTCATTCATCTGA
- a CDS encoding chloride channel protein yields the protein MLNNKLQLLLTRVGPWAVAGLLGGLIGSLAAVLLTEAIKQTLRIASNLGNVWLLLLPLVGVTLAVLVLFGLGRGQPVQTLAPRGATASGRWGSLMAWYSFPHDIARADLTGDVVNASGAEERFPWNLAPLRAMAILSTVGLGAPMGTESPAAHIGVATGTWLGSTNPALGQLVRPLAIGGGAASVSALMGIPLVGSFFMFELSQRRQVPITPERVAAMLAGGLVGWGVNAAFKLQLIRLVVPQIAPTDFWDAVAATLLIGVIAGTITALTGEAIYWARGLRDRPATRLLIGGLVMLFLAIVIGQVATPAAAFGPGVGAILWAENTETTPYHLLAVALLRAAATTAAVLAGGCGGVFVPFLAIGDLTGRVFATTFEISGDLAGAAGAAAGIAGGYRLPLTAMAMVLGVGGPGAAQLTCLATVVVAALSGLVAARAANQVSSSLRAMFR from the coding sequence ATGCTAAATAACAAACTACAACTTCTCTTAACCAGGGTAGGCCCATGGGCCGTTGCTGGTCTGCTCGGCGGTTTGATCGGTTCTCTGGCCGCGGTACTGCTGACTGAGGCAATTAAGCAAACCCTCAGAATTGCCTCTAACCTAGGCAACGTCTGGCTACTGCTGCTGCCTCTGGTGGGCGTTACTTTAGCAGTGCTAGTCCTGTTTGGACTGGGTAGGGGCCAACCTGTGCAGACCTTAGCTCCCCGCGGGGCGACTGCCTCTGGCCGCTGGGGTTCTCTCATGGCCTGGTACTCCTTCCCCCATGACATTGCTCGCGCCGATCTGACCGGTGACGTGGTTAACGCATCCGGTGCCGAAGAGCGCTTCCCCTGGAATCTAGCACCGTTGCGGGCCATGGCCATCCTCTCCACTGTTGGACTGGGGGCGCCCATGGGAACAGAATCACCGGCGGCTCATATTGGCGTGGCGACGGGAACCTGGTTAGGCAGCACCAATCCAGCCCTGGGTCAACTGGTGCGGCCCCTGGCCATCGGCGGCGGTGCGGCAAGTGTTTCGGCTCTGATGGGAATCCCTCTGGTGGGCAGCTTTTTTATGTTTGAGTTGAGTCAGCGACGTCAGGTTCCGATCACCCCGGAGCGAGTGGCGGCGATGTTAGCCGGGGGACTGGTGGGATGGGGGGTCAACGCTGCCTTTAAGCTGCAACTGATCCGGCTGGTGGTGCCGCAGATTGCCCCGACTGACTTCTGGGATGCGGTGGCTGCCACTTTGTTGATCGGAGTGATCGCTGGCACGATTACAGCCCTCACCGGTGAGGCGATCTACTGGGCCAGAGGCTTGCGGGACAGGCCCGCCACTCGTCTCCTCATCGGTGGCCTGGTGATGCTATTCTTGGCGATCGTGATCGGACAGGTGGCGACTCCAGCAGCGGCTTTTGGACCGGGGGTGGGCGCTATCCTCTGGGCCGAAAACACTGAAACAACTCCTTACCACCTGTTGGCGGTAGCTCTGCTCCGGGCCGCGGCTACCACCGCTGCGGTTTTGGCCGGTGGCTGTGGCGGCGTGTTTGTCCCTTTTCTGGCGATCGGCGACCTCACTGGCCGGGTGTTCGCAACCACCTTTGAGATTTCGGGGGATCTGGCGGGTGCGGCGGGGGCAGCGGCCGGTATTGCTGGCGGCTATCGCCTACCTCTGACCGCCATGGCGATGGTGCTGGGGGTGGGTGGACCGGGAGCAGCCCAGCTAACCTGCCTTGCCACAGTGGTGGTTGCTGCCCTTTCGGGATTGGTGGCCGCACGGGCAGCCAATCAAGTCTCCAGTTCCCTGCGGGCAATGTTCCGCTAG
- the cobJ gene encoding precorrin-3B C(17)-methyltransferase, protein MKPPAILILGETSITVARQVQMALPEAVVYGLIDRTHSADFTYTNFGETVREFFQTGTPIIGICAAGILIRTLAPLLINKWQEPPVLAIAEDGSAVVPLLGGLQGVNDLARQIASVLQISPAITTTGDIRFKTTLLSPPPGYQLVNPDDAKKFLSDLLAGEKVKLIGEADWLKNSNLPISSAAKLSIEIIDKNNLNLAKPSSDCLVYLWEQSQQIKEKSGLLPGDLAQESQGKLAIVGTGPGALNWMSPEVREVLEKATDWVGYKTYLDLVESLRKPEIVRHESDNRVELDRAEMALDLAAKGRSVVLVSSGDPGIYAMAAAVFEVLEKKAKPAWQQVAIQVCPGISAMQAAAARVGAPLGHDFCAISLSDILKSWQVISQRIELAARADLAIAFYNPVSQERTWQLEKAKEILLQWRSPQTPVVLARNLGRKGETVTVKFLEDMTINDGDMRTIILIGSSKTRLIEQGKSKQWVYTPRHY, encoded by the coding sequence ATGAAACCTCCAGCTATTCTGATTTTAGGAGAAACCAGTATCACCGTTGCTCGTCAAGTGCAAATGGCCTTACCGGAAGCAGTGGTTTATGGGTTAATAGATCGTACCCATTCGGCTGATTTTACCTATACTAATTTTGGCGAAACGGTGCGAGAATTTTTCCAGACAGGAACGCCAATTATTGGCATTTGTGCGGCGGGTATTTTAATTCGTACTTTAGCACCTTTATTAATTAATAAATGGCAAGAACCACCTGTATTAGCAATCGCCGAAGATGGCAGCGCCGTAGTGCCTTTGTTGGGGGGTTTACAAGGGGTTAATGATCTCGCTCGTCAAATTGCCTCGGTTTTGCAAATTTCCCCCGCAATTACCACCACTGGTGATATTAGATTTAAAACGACCTTATTATCGCCACCACCCGGTTATCAGTTAGTTAATCCCGATGATGCTAAGAAGTTTCTGTCCGATTTATTGGCGGGTGAAAAAGTAAAATTAATCGGTGAAGCGGACTGGTTAAAAAATAGTAATTTACCAATTTCATCAGCAGCAAAACTGAGCATTGAGATTATCGATAAAAATAACTTAAACTTGGCAAAACCTAGCAGTGACTGTTTAGTTTATCTCTGGGAGCAAAGCCAGCAAATTAAGGAAAAATCTGGTTTACTACCGGGGGATTTGGCCCAGGAAAGTCAAGGTAAATTAGCCATAGTCGGAACCGGACCGGGTGCGCTAAATTGGATGTCGCCAGAAGTTCGAGAAGTGTTGGAAAAAGCCACGGATTGGGTGGGTTATAAAACTTATTTGGATTTGGTAGAATCCCTGAGAAAACCAGAAATTGTCCGCCATGAATCGGATAATCGGGTGGAACTCGATCGAGCAGAAATGGCCCTAGATTTAGCGGCTAAGGGGCGATCGGTTGTCTTAGTTTCCTCTGGAGATCCGGGAATTTATGCCATGGCTGCGGCCGTGTTTGAGGTATTAGAAAAAAAAGCAAAACCGGCATGGCAGCAGGTGGCCATTCAGGTCTGTCCGGGGATTTCGGCCATGCAGGCGGCGGCCGCCAGGGTTGGCGCACCTTTAGGCCATGATTTTTGTGCGATTTCCCTATCGGATATTCTCAAATCTTGGCAGGTGATTTCTCAGCGCATTGAGTTAGCGGCCCGAGCAGATTTAGCGATCGCATTTTATAATCCTGTGTCTCAAGAGCGCACTTGGCAATTAGAGAAGGCAAAAGAGATTTTATTACAATGGCGATCGCCGCAAACTCCCGTGGTATTAGCGCGTAATTTAGGACGAAAAGGGGAAACGGTGACGGTAAAATTCCTAGAGGATATGACTATTAACGATGGGGATATGCGAACCATAATTTTGATCGGGTCGAGTAAAACTCGCCTTATTGAGCAGGGTAAAAGCAAGCAATGGGTTTATACTCCACGTCACTATTAA
- a CDS encoding Uma2 family endonuclease, producing MTSSPVKSLNSQTVTTQHLPPLENGDRLIRPEFERRYQAMPGLKKAELIEGVVYMASPLRFKFHAEPHGRLITWLGVYQAATPQVQMGIEPTVRLDIDNELQPDGVLLISQESGGKSTLTVEGYLEGAPELVVEIAASSAAIDLGDKKRAYRRGGIQEYLIWQVFDQKIDWFSLQDGDYISLLPNQEGVICSLVFPGLWLDVSACSELVESAMLNGNMSRVLDILKAGINSEEHQEFIQKLTATQSGEAK from the coding sequence ATGACTTCTTCCCCGGTTAAATCCTTAAATTCTCAGACTGTAACCACTCAACATTTACCCCCGTTAGAAAATGGGGATCGCTTAATTCGTCCCGAATTCGAGCGCCGTTATCAAGCTATGCCAGGATTAAAAAAAGCCGAACTGATCGAAGGAGTTGTGTATATGGCATCCCCATTAAGGTTTAAATTTCATGCTGAACCCCACGGACGTTTAATCACTTGGTTGGGAGTTTATCAAGCTGCTACACCCCAAGTACAAATGGGTATTGAGCCAACCGTTCGCTTGGATATCGACAACGAACTACAGCCGGATGGGGTGTTATTAATTAGTCAAGAAAGCGGTGGAAAATCAACCCTAACTGTAGAGGGATACCTAGAAGGAGCGCCGGAATTAGTGGTAGAAATTGCCGCTAGTAGTGCCGCCATAGATTTAGGGGATAAAAAACGTGCTTATCGACGCGGTGGCATTCAAGAATACCTTATTTGGCAGGTATTTGATCAAAAAATTGATTGGTTTAGTTTACAAGATGGTGATTATATTTCTTTGTTACCCAACCAAGAAGGGGTGATTTGTTCTCTAGTATTTCCGGGTTTGTGGTTAGATGTTTCAGCTTGCAGTGAGCTTGTCGAATCTGCCATGCTCAACGGCAATATGTCACGGGTGTTGGACATCTTAAAAGCTGGAATTAACTCGGAAGAACATCAAGAATTTATCCAAAAGTTAACCGCAACGCAGTCGGGGGAAGCCAAATGA
- a CDS encoding DUF29 domain-containing protein, producing the protein MTASYEQDFGLWAEQMADLLASGRFSELDIENLVEEVRDLSKRERDRLLASLRLILHHLLRWDYQPQRRSRGWLGTIQRERANIRLYLDDSPSFKRYLTDESLFKLYAVACCDAFRETGLEFPPICPYGIEDILNRSLHLSER; encoded by the coding sequence ATGACGGCATCCTATGAGCAAGACTTTGGACTTTGGGCCGAACAAATGGCCGATTTATTAGCCTCCGGTCGGTTTTCCGAGTTAGATATTGAGAATTTAGTCGAAGAGGTGCGGGATTTGTCGAAACGGGAGCGCGATCGCTTACTCGCTAGTCTCAGATTAATTTTGCATCATTTATTAAGGTGGGACTATCAACCTCAACGGCGATCCAGGGGTTGGTTGGGAACTATTCAGCGAGAAAGAGCTAATATTAGGCTTTATTTGGACGATAGCCCCAGTTTCAAGCGATATTTAACCGATGAAAGCCTATTTAAACTCTATGCTGTTGCTTGTTGCGATGCCTTTAGAGAGACGGGATTAGAGTTTCCCCCCATTTGTCCCTACGGTATTGAGGATATTTTAAATCGTTCTCTTCATTTGTCGGAACGATAG
- a CDS encoding hemolysin: MPSYTPPTSYTGTKNSDRIYGSAQNDYIFGAGGDDKLYGGLGNDTLAGGEGNDYLDGGDGDDILQGSDTLNYYYGIPGLTVPEYDTLVGGAGRDTFVIGNNRGNLNMGPGYAVIADFTSFVDRIQVKQSGVSAVTGITLKKQNMVGGGASDTLIYNGTDLIAVVQDNSSLELNSSYFNFV; encoded by the coding sequence ATGCCTAGTTATACTCCTCCTACCAGTTATACTGGTACTAAAAATAGCGATAGAATCTACGGATCTGCTCAAAATGATTATATTTTTGGGGCTGGTGGGGATGATAAATTATATGGCGGTCTTGGAAATGATACTCTTGCGGGAGGTGAAGGAAATGACTATCTTGATGGAGGCGATGGTGACGATATTTTGCAAGGATCGGACACTCTTAATTATTACTACGGCATCCCCGGTCTAACTGTCCCAGAATATGATACTTTAGTTGGAGGTGCGGGTCGTGATACATTTGTAATTGGGAATAATCGAGGTAATCTTAATATGGGACCAGGTTATGCAGTAATAGCTGATTTTACCTCTTTTGTTGATCGCATTCAAGTTAAACAAAGTGGAGTATCTGCAGTAACTGGTATTACTCTTAAAAAACAAAATATGGTTGGAGGAGGTGCTTCAGATACACTTATTTATAATGGTACAGATTTGATAGCAGTTGTTCAAGATAATAGTAGTTTGGAATTAAATAGTAGTTATTTTAACTTTGTTTAA
- a CDS encoding DUF433 domain-containing protein, with protein sequence MSYQNIITIEPGKRSGKPCIRGMRITVYDILEYLAAGMTEAEILEDFSELTSEDIKACLAFAADREKKLFITSL encoded by the coding sequence ATGAGTTACCAAAACATTATTACCATTGAACCAGGAAAACGCAGCGGAAAACCCTGCATTCGAGGAATGCGTATAACTGTGTACGATATTCTAGAATATTTAGCAGCAGGAATGACAGAAGCAGAAATTCTTGAGGATTTTTCAGAATTAACCTCCGAGGATATCAAAGCTTGTTTGGCTTTTGCTGCTGATCGAGAGAAAAAATTATTTATCACCTCTTTATGA
- a CDS encoding DUF5615 family PIN-like protein: MKLLLDENLSDRIIDKIIDLYSNSQHVKTLGLINTDDALIWEFAKFNDFVIVSKDADFHQRSLLYGHPPKFIYLRIGNSPTAKIIEILRDNFLIVIKFYNSETESMLILS, from the coding sequence ATGAAACTGTTATTAGATGAAAATTTGTCAGATCGTATTATTGATAAAATAATTGATTTATATTCTAATTCTCAGCACGTCAAGACTTTAGGACTGATCAATACTGATGATGCACTTATCTGGGAATTTGCCAAATTCAACGATTTTGTAATTGTCTCTAAAGATGCCGATTTTCATCAGCGCAGTCTATTATATGGTCATCCACCCAAATTTATCTATCTTCGTATTGGTAATAGTCCCACTGCAAAGATTATCGAAATTTTAAGGGATAATTTTTTAATCGTTATTAAATTTTACAATAGTGAAACAGAAAGTATGCTGATATTAAGTTGA
- a CDS encoding septal ring lytic transglycosylase RlpA family protein → MNKQQLNKLQAITALTLVGTTASIICSQTVGHSNSLTDISLARQTVIESTSQTVLPAFSNSRTSDSDIKISRSAQDNGNEILKTLESLVDKENTVPASVTPQTQEAIPSTVQPQSQPNQVKPAPANGQSTNPASVTPAEKPKTTQAVKTSSRPRKQGMASWYGPGFHGRRTASGETFNSSGLTAAHRYLPFGTRVRVTNLRNGRSVVVRINDRGPFSGGRVIDLSRGAAAIIGVFQSGVAPVVLEVLGR, encoded by the coding sequence ATGAACAAACAACAATTGAACAAACTACAAGCTATAACTGCCCTCACTTTAGTGGGGACTACAGCCTCAATAATTTGTTCCCAGACAGTAGGACACAGTAACAGCCTGACGGATATTAGCCTAGCTCGTCAAACTGTTATCGAGTCCACTTCTCAAACCGTTCTGCCCGCTTTTTCTAATAGTCGAACATCTGATTCAGATATTAAAATATCACGTTCGGCTCAAGATAATGGTAACGAAATTCTAAAAACTTTGGAGTCCCTAGTGGACAAAGAAAATACCGTCCCTGCAAGCGTTACACCCCAGACCCAAGAGGCCATTCCTTCGACGGTACAACCCCAATCACAACCCAATCAAGTCAAGCCAGCCCCAGCCAATGGCCAATCTACTAATCCTGCCTCAGTCACACCAGCAGAGAAGCCGAAAACAACCCAAGCGGTAAAAACCAGCAGTCGCCCGCGTAAACAGGGAATGGCCTCTTGGTATGGTCCTGGTTTCCACGGTCGTCGCACCGCTAGTGGTGAGACTTTTAACTCTAGTGGTTTAACTGCCGCTCATCGCTATCTGCCTTTCGGCACTAGGGTTAGGGTAACTAATCTGCGTAACGGGCGCTCGGTGGTGGTGCGAATTAACGATCGCGGTCCGTTTAGCGGTGGTCGCGTCATCGACCTTTCCAGAGGTGCGGCAGCGATTATCGGTGTCTTCCAATCGGGAGTTGCCCCAGTTGTCTTGGAAGTTTTAGGCAGATAA